TGAATGTAAATAATTATAGTATAATTTTCATCAAATATGTTATGTCATTCtgtaatttagggtaatgaaaagttgattataaaaatattttttttcacatttttttattacCATTTAATATCATCTTTTTAGATGTTAATTGGAATGCATTTTCTGAAGAAAATATGATTTAAAGTAGAACAAGTATGATTAATAAACTTGTCAAAAGATTTTTCCATCAAAATTACATTATAATTTCTGccatttaatattgattatcAAACAGATCGAgtgatttaaaaattaataagaagTAAAATTAGTCATAGAGGATtatataaacatttttttttttttactttttgtttgtttattgaacttatGAATGCAGACACATGACAAAGGTTCATTTAAAATGTTTGGTAAGATAACGATTTTGACTGATTTTTTTTAGCATCAAACCGTTAGCCTGATCCCTATACAGCGTTTTGCGCATGGTTTTGCttatctattttttaatttggtataacaaacaaaaaatactccattaatttagtaatttacaGTTGAATGTCGTGGCCAATGGATTGAACATGAATTCATGGTATTGATCTATGGTCTGATAAATGATGATCATTAGGGCTCTACAGGTTATGATTATCATTTACAAACttatatctttatttattttaaccacctattaataataataataataataataataataataataataataataataataataataattattattattattattattattattattattattattattattatttatttgttttttatagCTTATTCTCCAATCCAAATTTTCTTCTCAAATATCGAACCTAATCCTTTAGAATATGAGCCAATTTGCTGACTATTCAAAATCTTAAATATGTACTTATAATTTTTCGGGCACCaaaaaatatgtgtttgcaattATGAATACTAGGTCAATTTCTACTCACTTTTTTGGAATTAGGTCGGTTTGACTAATTTTAAGTTGATCTAATAATGGGTTAAAGGTTTTATTATAAacgaaatatttttttttattttataaaattatacttcTACATCTTATAAAATCACCAATATAAAACTTTGAGGTTTGAATGAAGAAATATTGACTCAAATTATGGAATTGACTACAAAAGAGTTGGTTTTAACATAAAAAGTGGTAACATGCAACTATAATATCAAAGAAACTAACTTAATTTCTGATTTAAATgcacaaaatattttaatttttaatcattaCTATTAGCTTCTTATGGAAATAAAATTGTATTTATCATGAAGAATATCTCACTTAGATGTTTAGTGGAAACAAAATATTCTACCTGGTAATAAATCATAATTAAGTAATATATTTTATCTCTTTTActtatttactaattatatttttttttctctattttctataaattttagCAAACATTTAATTAGAATAGCAGAAAGTAGTATTTGATGAGTTGTTGAAAACTTGtctttttaaagttttagaTTTTTagagtaaaaaatatatatatttatgacacttgttattaatattaaccgCTTTAGTGTTTAGGATGTTTAGtgacaaaaaaaatagaattactCCACGTAATTGAGATTAACCATGAATGATTGGGATCCAATTTCAGTTCAGTTTGACCTTTTTCagggaaaattaagaaaaataaattaatttttgcttGATTATCTGAAAATAAATCCAATAAGTTTAAATAAGCTCACTTATTAGGTATAgttgttgaaaataaattcaactatttattatttttaattttttgaaatatacTTAATGGgtgaatttatttataaataaatagtagTAATAGAATAagtgtttttattttcatcggattgatttattattaataattttatttattttttattttttggattttgtCATTGCGGGTCAAATAGTCCAACTCGGACAAAATTTACAAGAGCACCCGAAGCCATGGAAAAAAAGTAAGGTAGGAGTAATTTCATCTTACTGTGTTGTTTCCTCACTCTCAATTCTCAATCGAACTGAATCAAATTAATCAAGGAGAATCGAACTTGATATACAAGCGGCCTTGATTCATACATTCCAAGTAATTTCATCTTACGTTCTCTTGTTATTAATTTTCTCTATTACTTTAATTGATCGTTAATTTTTGCCCTCAGTTATGGTTCTTGAGCCAATTTCTAAATGTTAAAGGTAAAGCATTTGTGTAATCTTGTTGTGTTTAATTCGTATACAAAATTGGTAGTTACACTTTTCGTTGGAACGATTGTTTTCCGATTTAACCTAAATGTGATTTGAATTGCAAATGTTTAGCTTCACCGACTGAGTTTCCTACTTGCTTAGGTATTTgattattaagttatttggTTGCTTGAATCTTGAATTTGATGATTGATAAGGAGGAATATCTATATTTGTTTCTCTTAAGTTGAATGTATGAcacttttttttgaaatttaatggtatatattccaaaaataaatcaaaaagtcTTAATCTTGAACACTTGAAAgcaaatccaaaaataaaatgatgCAAGTAACAATAGTAAAACGATAAAATACTTAGCAATGTTCTTTGATTTGGGTTAGGTTGAACTAGGTGACCTACTACTTGTATTGACTGATCAAAAACTGAAGATATTGGTTTGTATAAGGTTAGGGTTTCTTGTgactcaaataatttgatgGATAATGGGGGAATTTTAATTAAGCTAACTTAATTGGATTTGGATAGATAAATTCTAATAGGAATCTGAAagatttaaagttataaatagaATTCTAAACACATTAGAATTTTTTTCCCTAATAGAATTCTAAAAGGATTAGAAATCCTACTTTACGTAGAAGTATTGTTCCATACTATTTTGTACTTGTTTACAAAGCAAGTCCAAAGTTATTTTCTACACATCAATGCAATCTTTATCGAACCAAGCCCATTGAACCATGGACTCGAGGCACAACTTTAACAATCCGAGTAACCATCCACATTTTAATATGATTAACGAAAAATGCTTATATGAAggtaaatattggattttgaaaatcatacattctaatatgattaatgaatgatacttttgacttCCATGAGACTTTTTATGGTCGGTTTGTGAACTACAAAAGGGATTATTCTAATTTAGCATTATAATCTACTTGATTGTTGACTGTTGTGGCAAGTGGcaacttcttttttttatttttttaattctttcatAACATACAAATGTATGTTTGGAAGATATTCTTAGTTTCATTTGCTAGAGTATTCATTTATGAAGTTATCTGATTATGATGTCTTTCTCTACATGCAATGCGCACACCTTTTCACTGGAATTTTCGATGAGCTTCAGATGTGTTGTGCTCGAATGAGAACTAGGTGTGCTTGTTCGAGCTCTTGTCCCCCGTTTAGTTTCAGAGCGTCTTTATTTCTTTCTCTAATATAAATACCCTAAACCAAATATTATTCGTAAGGGAGAGAACATTTTTCATGGGGTTTGCTTAGAGTTCGAATAGGGGAGATTGAAAGCCACAAAAAGAGAGATTTTGAGTGAGATTTACACTAAAAttccttgtttttttttttgtgagatTCGTGAAAACTTGTTTCTTGTAATTAGTTGTAATCAATCATCATTTATAAAATTAGCATCCCTTGATTGAATGTGTTTATAGTCCAGGAACAAATTGTTCTTGAGATTTTCACCCAATTCGGTGTGTTCTCTCTTGTTTTACTTCTCATATTGTATTTCAATTTTATGTTCTTGTTTCTTGCTTGTTTTAATAATGTTCATACTTTGTATCTGCACAGTCGTTTGTTGTGGGCAACATAACCTTAGTTAGATTTGACCCTTAGCTTAACACTTGGTATCTTATAAGATTATGTATATGTACAACAAATGTCAGGTTATCCCTCCAGCCCAGTAGCTCACTCACTTAAAATTTAACCTAGAAACTTCATGGAGAGGGAGAAGATTCTCTTTTGCCATTCTTCTTCAGATTGCAACCATTTTGCCATTTCTCTACTGTTCGTCCATTCTTCAAAACTTCTTGTTAAAGTCTTCTACAGCCTTAATGACTTCAATTCAGTCTCTCTCAGACATATGCCGCCGTTTTTGATTTCCGTCGTGATGTAGGCTCTGTATTTCTTCCTCAAGTCTTTCTTAATAGTTTGTCCTCTCTTTGCTTCTCCATGTACATGATAATTGATATTTTcgttttagtttatttaattccTGATTCTGCTTCTTTTCTCCCTGGAAGTGATAATCCCAATCCTCATctgttggtttgtttggtattATATTCTGATTTTTGTATTGCTATGAAGCTTAAATAATTAATCATGATTTAAATAAATTCATCTTACTGTTTGCAATATTTGATTCCTGATTTCATTTAAGATTTTGCTTTTTGATTAATTTGATTCTACGATGAACAAATATATTTTCCATTCAAGTGGATAAAAAGATGAAATTATGTTACTGACAACATTTGTTTCAACTCTTGCAAATGGCTCTTCGACATTCATTTTCGATTCTAGAGAGGGTTTGCAAGGGTTTATTACCTTTTCCATTTGATCTTATGAAAGAAGCTGTAAACAATTATTATGAAAGCAATTGACATTTTCTCAAGGCATTAAAATTAGCAATGAGGAAACAATATTTTGTCATATTCAGTATGCCAATTATACCCTTTTTACTTACCTTGCAAAAGAGGAATATTTGTAAAATATTAACAAGACCTAAATTTTCTTTCAATTAGTTTTAATTTGCGTGAAAGTCAGCTTATGTAAAAGTTTGCTTGTATTCCTTAATAATGTTTTAGGTTATTTTCTTTGAAACTTGTACAATTGTTAATTAATGAAAAAGCAACTGCTTTGAGCCTTTGACATTTGTATTTACAATCTCCTAGTAGTATCTCTATGTACTAAAAAGATGAAATTAACAATTAACCATATGTAAGCTATAGGTGTAATGCACATTCTTGCAAACATTTTAGATAAGAGTTAATGAATGAATGTAAGTGTTATCATACAACGAAAATGGCTAAAAAATAAACACTCACAAGTACAATTCATATTATTGCAAAATTTATAGGATCAGTTGATGTTGATCTTGTTGTCCGATCCTACGTTTAATTCTGATATTTGCTTCCGATCCAAGTTACAATCCCAATCATGACAATGAAAATTTGAGCTCTCTAGGATGAAGAAGtttctattaattttgatcattttcaatgatTTAGCTGTGGATGCATGCTAGTTTACTTGATAGGGATGGCTTTTTAGTTTTGACTGTATATACACAACACAAAAAAATTGTGTATATTCAATCAATGCTGGTTTCATAATTGATCTCTTCTGGCCTTTTCAATGCAGAAACTTTTTCTGATGATACATCCTGACATCTGACTTTGCTCAGTGTTAATCAAGGACGATAAAGAAGGTGGTTAACGATCATTATGATCGTGTTGATTTTCCCTCCTGGAACACTACTAAAAGCATAGTCTTATTTATAGTCGGTAACTTACTACGCTggtcaagtgtctcctaataaTTGTTCTAAATAGGCTTGAAACATGGCCGGGCATTCTTTGGTTCAAGGTTTGACCGCCTCAGCTggtttatcatcatcattagtcCCTTTCTGGCATGGTTCTGTCAGTTCATTGCCATGTCTTCGATCTAGACGTAAGAAACAAGCAATATTTATTAAGGCTATGTCTTCTAATCCAGAGCAGAATCAATCACCCTCTTCATCAGAACCGAAATCCGCATTTGCAGCTGTTTTAGATTTTCCTCGTAGTATCTGGAAGCAAACACTACGTCCTTTAAGCGACTTTGGATTTGGTAGAAGGAGCATTTGGGAAGGTGGGGTTGGCTTATTTCTTGTCTCGGGCACAATTCTATTTGTCCTGAGTTTGGCTTGGCTACGTGCATTTCAGATTCGCAGCAGATTTAGAAAGTATATGGCTGTATTTGAGTTTCCTCAGGCCTGTGGCATTTGCACTGGAACACCGGTGAGGATTCGAGGGGTTAATGTTGGAAATGTGGTTCGTGTAAACCCTTCTTTGAAGAGCATAGAAGCTGTTGTTGAGGTTAGTTGGTTTTCATCTCATGCTTATCTATTGTTGCCTATCAgcactgatttttttttctgatatgCAGACTGCAGTTGTGTTTAGAACTTCAGATCAGTTTCTATTAAGTATCTGGTTTAGATAGTCTATAACATCAATATGTTCTTTTAGGTTGATGATGATAAAATCATTATCCCGCGAAATTCTTTAGTTGAAGTGAACCAGTCTGGTCTTCTCATGGAAACTATGATTGACATAACTCCAAAGGATCCAATTCCCACACCTTCTATTGGGCCTCTTGATCCTGAATGTGATAAGGAAGGCCTTATTGTGTGCGATAGGCAAAAAATAAAGGGCTTACAGGGAGTGAGTTTAGACGCACTTGTTGGAATATTTACTCGCATTGGGCGTGAAGTGGAAGAGATTGGTGTTGCTAATACTTATTCATTGGCGCAAAGAGTTGCGGCTGTTATTGAAGAGGCCAAACCTCTGCTATCAAAGGTCTGATTTCCTGCGTGTGTGATTCCTTTTATTAACTGCTACTTATTAATCTCTAGCTGATATTTTTTAGAGTTGTGTATGTAAGGGTTCTTGTTTTAGTGATCTAATGATAGTATTTGATGAATACATCAAAAATTCTTAACTCTTAACTCTTAagtatatgtttatgtttttatCAAAAGTTGCATAAAAAAAGAAAGCTTTTTTGGCTGTGTAAAATCAACATAGCTaaatttgtttgttaatttggTATGCAAGAATCCAATTCTGGACTCTGTGGAGCTATGTATGCGTGTGGCTGTGTGCATGCATTTATTGCATTTCTGTTTTTATGGATTGATTTGCTTTCCTCTTCTTTTATATTTTGCTTGCATCAGGTTGCTACGCCAGCTTATATCATAGATGCAGTATTATGCTGTAGATACAATATCTCAAATCCTACGTATTTCGTACAAGATGCAGTTTTATGATCCAACTTAGACACTTGACCATTCGAATTTTTCGTGTTTGCTATTTTTGTTTGATCTCGAATTGAGTATTTTTCTGCTTCATGGAGTTATTGTAACGAAATGGATTTATTAGGTATATTATGTTTGTATAGAGCATCATCAATGTAGCATCAACAAGTAGATCTATAATTATGAGTGACGGTCAATGTATTTCCTTGTAACTCCTGTCAACCATGTAGTGATCTTCAGATTAAAGCTGTGTCTGAAGAAGTTCAACCTTTGTTGTCGGAGGTTCGTGACACCGGTTTGCTGAAGGAAGTTGAAAGTTTGACTAGAAGTCTAACACAGGCAACTGAAGATTTGAGGTAAGCACCTTCATTTATCCTGTCTCACTATGTCGTCTGCAATTAGTCTAGCTGATCAATACCATTGCTCTGCGTATTGACAATTTGGAACAAAAATTTTGTTCCCTTTATGGCCTGCTATGCTCTCTCCAATCTATCTGAACTATCTTACTCGCTTTTCCAGTATGTTGACATCAACTGTCAAGTAGTTTTACTtccagtttttgattttttgaatttCCAATATTGCCTTCAAGAtcaataacttttttatttcaACACTACATGTCATTCAATTGAAAGTCTTGGAAGTTGGATTATATATTAGGTTGAAACAACTTGCGACGTCACCAAAAAATGCAAGGATCTAGCTGTAAATATTTAGTGATACATGCTGCATGGAGTCCCCCCCTTGTCCTGGAAAAGATCTTccccttataattttaaataaaagcaAGGTAGTAATTGCACTATTCTATTAAATGCAATTGAttgtggtaaaaaaaaaaaaaaaaaatccttatcGGTATTCCATAAACAATCAGCATCGTATGATATCATCCAATAAGTATTTCAGCGAACTTGTCAAAAAAGTTGTACACAGAAACAACATTTTTATGCACTTGGATTTAAAGAAATTGAACTATTTAATTGCTTTGATGTTGTGGTGCCATGAGATCTTTGGTTCCCTGAACAAGATACTTTTCCATACAGATATGCCATAACCATTTTATGACTTGAACTATTTACTTATGGAGATTAGCATCATGAATAATTAAATGATGAAGCATCCGAGATAATGGAGTTTTTGATTTAATGCAGAGAGGTGCATTCCTCTATTATGACCCCAGAGAACACTGAATTGATTCAAAAATCAATATACACCCTGACATTTACCTTGAAGAACATTGAGGTAGGCTCTATGCTGGAGTCATCTAAACATCTTGACATCTTGTGATTGAATTAGAACAGTTTTGGCATCAACTTTTTGATGTTTAACTCCTGCTGCAGAGTATCAGCTCTGACATTTTGGGTTTCACGGGTGATGAGTCCACCAGACGGAATTTAAAGCTGCTTATTAAATCATTGAGCAGGATGCTGTGACTGTGAGACATCTGGACTACGGAATATGGTTGATTTTATCTTATATGCATGGACGAAGTGTCAAGAGCGCAACGTATAGTTCTTTGTCAAAATGGGACTTTCTGATTTTAAGTTGTCCAGGCATTTTTTCTATGTGAAATTGTCCGAGACATTTTTTCCTCCATATCGTTTTTAAACTTGAACTGGTCATTTTGTGAGAGAAATGCTGGTTCCATGCTGCAAGTAAAAAATACAGAAGTACATTTTAAGTTCCTTCTCGGTTGAGGATGAACAGGAGATCGATTTGCATAATTTTGTGGTTTTGaaggaaataaaaaatactcATTGAACAAGCTTTTTGTCATTTTCAGTTAGTTTTCTGGACCAACTTGTGGGAAGTATCAGCAACGCAAGATTTCGTAGCGAAATCAGAACGTctgatatagattggtatgcctcagaacaaaaccaagctaagcacacgtagtttgctgttttcgtttaatgaatgtttttgtgatttttgtggttttatcacaaggaaaaatgaaatgtatgtgttgatttttcaaactgaaaatggcttgccaaaggttgcttcgatacagatacaccacgaaacaaatctaagggctcctaagaacacattcaaactttagccaaaagaatgaaaagcataggaacttcaaattacttaaactaatccaagttaacgtaaattgcaaataagaacaaggaaaattgctcaaagggttgtgtttgtattatgcaagCTGAATCCTTGATTACATgaactacaagcctatttatactaaaaggaaatcagcccaacaaaaataaaaaataaatatataaaataaaaaattagcaaAGTAAAATTCAGAATGCtgcttgtttcttaacggctaggaaAATCCACTTGCAAAGCACATCTTTCAATCttctatggaaataattaggctattttgtagtgGACAGCTATTATCTTTCAATCGTTCATAGGCTATATTCTAGgctgatttattttttgtagaaaaaatcttcatgtaataatgaaccaaaatcagattttttttgTGGCTGACTTTTCCAACGGTTGAATTCAGATTTTGGGACACAATTGCTTTAGCTTGAtttcttgtatgatttgcaaatatcttcatatgtccttggtttatttactgtctcaaacaacttgattttgctaaatatttttttaatcttccacttgctgaaccttcatatttatattcttcatatttccttggtttatttgcttgatattttcagctacttgcttgcgtttcaatcgcataatattcgacccatgagcaaaattaaatactaaactcaaataaaagaaaagtacaactcgactaactaagcatgagaaatgattaagcttgatcctaaacctggctttaaTCAtctcgaagaaaacaaaagacccaaatactcgaaataaaataaacgacttaaataataaaacgacccaaaaaaagaagacttagtttatgactacgaaattaaaggatttcagttttggaccttgaatttgagcgtcttccatttgatgcatcattatattgatcttggctagctcagcagaactagatgtaggtgatcctacatcatcctccccttctttggaaaagcttgacctcaagcttggtaacatgtcctcctcatgaaatgtaatcaaatctgcaacattgaaagtagaagacacaccatagctactaggtagctctagtttgtaagcattgtcatttactttttccaaaatttcgaacggtccatcaattctagcacttaactttgatttcctttgtgtgggaaacctatcctttcttaagtaaatccatactaagtcaccttctctaaaaatcacttcttttctcttttggtcCACTTTTTCTTTaaccttattattcattttctcaatcttttccACAACTTGTTTATGCAACTTTTGGATCTCATTAGCTCTAGACTCGGCATCATGACTAAACTTCAAAGGTGTAGGAAAAGGCGTAAGATCTATAGGGGTTAAAGGATTAAGGCCATAAActataaagaaaggagaaaacccGGTTGTCTTGCTAGGAActcgattataagcaaattcagcatgtggtagcaattgttcccattgtttaggattcttagtaatgagggcacgtaacaaggttcctaaggtcctattggtCACTTCGGTTTGTCCATCAGTTTCTCCTACTGGTGTTATAAGCAAATTCATCCTACTGGTGTTAGATATTTGCAAGTTATTATTGTAGCCAAAGGTGCTCAAGAGTGAACTGGCAACGTGATGTTGTTTCTCCTTTAAGCTCGTTTGAATTTGCTACGTCAATCACCAATAGCTCTCCCATGATTCTTCGCTTTGAAGCTATAAATGATTGAATACAAGCTAGTGTACCAATCTTTGATGGAGTTTCATCATATAGCTAATGGCCCATTGTGCTCGAGCAAGCTAAATAGCACTATTCTAGAAATCTAGAATGAAATGATCATGACCCATGGGACTTCATTGCACTTGAAATTTACACTTTGTTTGGATCGAGATGATCAAAGGGATACGAAGGAAAGgcatttgattttctttgttgCATATCAATTTTCGAGGGGAgaatttaaagaaaaagattTAAAGGACTAGtcctttaattttctttatcatCAAATTTCTCAAAATATGGTAAGATTTgcacaaaaaaaaatgttatttctcttttttttttccctttcttttcttctaattcttttccttctaaataaataattagacTTCGAGCATGTTTTCTTCGACTTAACTTTTaaacttattacttattcttattgaaatcagatcagatcagaaagtttTAGATCAGAATAAattagatcagaccagaccagattaGATTAAACCAGATCAGATTAcaattacttattattattattattattattattattattattattattattattattattgtaggtGTTATCAATTGttatttctaattaataataataataataataataataataataataataataataatggtaataataatatcattattaatactaattaattaattcattaattaattaattaataaaataataactaaataaataaataattcttaaaataataataataatattaatattgttatattaattaagtaattattaattaaataataataatatataattaattaattaatcaaatcatcataatcatcataataataataataataataataataataataataataataataataagggaaaattgtaaacaaacaccttttaaaacccggtttttgtaaagaaacaccttttaaaatttttttcgcaaataaacaccttttaagacactttttgttaaattagACACCTTAATTGGAATTCCGGTGGGTTTTGTCCAAATTCCGACGTTGACTTTGCGTTTTGACCTCCAAAAACATGCGCGTGTTTGCAATTTCCTTATAATACACGCTCCTTTCTTTTCAACTTCCATAAACACTCCATTTACACCCTCAAATCCCATTTGAAATCattcttctccttctctctctttgCTTTTGAAGTTCAATTTCTAGGGTTTTCAAAGGTTGATGCTTTGATCTTCCACTTAGTATGTCTTCTTCTAGTGGTTGTTCTCGTGCCATTGAAAACTCACAACATTGTAGATGCTACTGTGGGTTGCGAATTGCGATAATGAGGTCCTGAACCCCCAAAAATCCTGGGCGTAGGTTCATGGCTTGTAAATTATATGACATTGAAAGTGGAAGAAGGGGTTGCTCGTTCTTCAGGTGGATTGATGCGGATCAAGTAGAGTGGCAAAGGGTAACTATTAATGAGTTGGTGGAGGTGAAGAAGGAATTGATGAATGAATTGATTGTGCTGAGGAGTCGGTTGAGTAGGTCGGTGTATGACAAATCAGACGGTTGGCATGTTGGGAGGTTGAAGGTGGCCAAAAAGTGCAGCAAATGTcaatttttggctcttttggttgttttatttttaggaaCTGTATTTAAGATGATGGACTAGTTTAGTTgttttgttggttgtttatGCTTTTGCCTCAATTTCAATATGTACTTTTGAAGTATTCAACCAAACTCATCAGTTGTTTATGTGTTTTTCTCCATTTGTTAATGTAAACTTGTAGTATTGAATCAAATATGTTAgatgtttttctttttgtatCCATTTTATACTGTGCAC
This genomic stretch from Amaranthus tricolor cultivar Red isolate AtriRed21 chromosome 9, ASM2621246v1, whole genome shotgun sequence harbors:
- the LOC130824355 gene encoding protein TRIGALACTOSYLDIACYLGLYCEROL 2, chloroplastic-like isoform X1, producing MAGHSLVQGLTASAGLSSSLVPFWHGSVSSLPCLRSRRKKQAIFIKAMSSNPEQNQSPSSSEPKSAFAAVLDFPRSIWKQTLRPLSDFGFGRRSIWEGGVGLFLVSGTILFVLSLAWLRAFQIRSRFRKYMAVFEFPQACGICTGTPVRIRGVNVGNVVRVNPSLKSIEAVVEVDDDKIIIPRNSLVEVNQSGLLMETMIDITPKDPIPTPSIGPLDPECDKEGLIVCDRQKIKGLQGVSLDALVGIFTRIGREVEEIGVANTYSLAQRVAAVIEEAKPLLSKIKAVSEEVQPLLSEVRDTGLLKEVESLTRSLTQATEDLREVHSSIMTPENTELIQKSIYTLTFTLKNIESISSDILGFTGDESTRRNLKLLIKSLSRML
- the LOC130824355 gene encoding protein TRIGALACTOSYLDIACYLGLYCEROL 2, chloroplastic-like isoform X2, with the translated sequence MAGHSLVQGLTASAGLSSSLVPFWHGSVSSLPCLRSRRKKQAIFIKAMSSNPEQNQSPSSSEPKSAFAAVLDFPRSIWKQTLRPLSDFGFGRRSIWEGGVGLFLVSGTILFVLSLAWLRAFQIRSRFRKYMAVFEFPQACGICTGTPVRIRGVNVGNVVRVNPSLKSIEAVVEVDDDKIIIPRNSLVEVNQSGLLMETMIDITPKDPIPTPSIGPLDPECDKEGLIVCDRQKIKGLQGVSLDALVGIFTRIGREVEEIGVANTYSLAQRVAAVIEEAKPLLSK